The DNA region agcgcagtatcggctctccgcttggagataggcgaaaatagccgatcgctgtcggggtgctctactgtgcaggtgcaagtctcctgcgcagtagagcggacccgacagatcggctattttcgcctatctccatgcggagagcagcaacagcgccccagctggagccgggaaggtaaatagatCAGCGCTtgtccagcgctggattgcctgcagctacatgggagggggaagcctcattgggaccctgacgcTTTACCCCGCCCCccggaactttttttttctgttacatattctcttaaaagaaaaaaaattaaaggaaaaAATGTTGTATAAACTGGTAAAAGTGACATgtgaggcatagaggaggtacaggagacagagatggcagtgttttgacttcggatcagattcaggttaagaacgaagctacagtccctatcttgtttgttaaccaaGTACAGTAACTAAATTTGAGGCAGAGCCCAAGTGTTGTCTTAAAAAATGCCATTGATCTTGAAGCTGGGTTACAACTAGTTTTCTCCTCAGCTTATTGCCTCACTCTTTCAAATAGGGAGGTTATTGGCTGAGCAGCGTTTTTGTTTTTGTAGCCAATAACTTTTGAAGgacaaaaacattttcaaagttgTCTATGAAAAATGTTGTCTCCATTGAATTTTCAATCCAACAACGCTGTATCCTGTAAAGCCTAGTtccctgctgagacactaattacctcttctgtgaatgtttgtggttttctgcaaaacatgcactgttggtgggccttgaggacagggttgaggaacactGTAAAAGTGAACCTATATTGACATTTCCCTGTTTCAACTTGTAATGCAGTGGTGTCTGTGTGCCTCTTTAGGTTTCTAACAATGTACCAGGATGCATAAAACCTGCAGAAGGCAAAACTGATTAGTATTTGCAGTTGCTGTTTGCTTAGCTTGCTTTCCAGTCTTTATAGTTGCCCAGCTCGCTGATGGGCCGCTCAAATAAATGTACGGGTTTCCTTTTTTAGGCTCGCATCTCCTCTCTAGAGGGAATTTCCTGCGAAGACCAAGTTGTTCTCCTTGCTGGTACCCCTTTGTCCGATGAAGCCACCCTTCTTCAGAGTGGAGTATGTGATCTCAGTACCTTGGATGTTGCTGCCCGTCTGTTGGGAGGTCAGTacttcagtctgtcttgttgggCAACATAGTAAGCACTTGCCAATATTAAATCAGGAAGTGAGTCTGTAGGTCTCTAAGCCAAATCCAGTACTTTTGTAATTTGCTTATGAAAATTATATTGTAATGTGCTGTATATTATACAGCATTATAGCGGTGTTTGCACTAAATGCTTTATAAAGGACCCTTTTGTACACATTTCCTTTCACATCGACActtaaattgattatttctgacattatactaaaaaacacaaaaaacctgAACCAGATATAAAACAATTATGAGGGGGGGTGTAAATATATATTATCTTCTGATGTATGTGGACTTAAGATTTTTTCCTACGATATGTACTTACTATAGTCCCAACAGCAGTAGCAAGGTCTTTGTGTTCATTCATGTGCCAGCCTTTTAAGAAATTATTTTAACGTGATTATTAAAAGTTACGTCTTATTGGTTCACTGACAAGGAACTATCTGTGTTATATGTACAAGATGCACCCAATCGATATATTGATTTTTCAGATCAGTACAGCATGATAGCCATCAGGTACAGATCAGATATTATCGTTTAAACCTATCGGTCTGATAGGAAATTGCACGGTTTGTACCAGGTAGATGgtaaatgagatgtaaataatttcaagttgatgcagtaatatgcaaatttttgcatgcaaaattatgcagcttgaacatgaatcaatcaaatcctgctgaggtaaaattagaTTGGTCCATTTGCATACAAGATTTGCATTATCCTGCATCTACTCCAaaattaaggctcatacacacatcagactatggtctttggaaaatgaaagatcacagaccaatcttaccacccttcatgtagtatgagagccatactctacacagtcttttctatggagctgaactccacatcagaaaaaaatctttgcaagatgctgcacacacagatgctgtacagacacaaaagatcagtatctgcaaaagatctgttcctgacaaaaatccattcctgcaaattgcaatgatagtctatgagatctgcagatcatcatacacacatgatttaactgacattcgtctgcagatcaagcagtcatctgcagatctgaaaatccatcctggtggatctgatctgcagatgaatgtcagttaaatcatgtgtgtatgatgatctgcagatctcatagactatcattgcaatttgcaggaatggattcttggcaggaacagatcttttgcatatacagatcttttgtgtctgtacagatccgtgtgtgcagcatcttgcaaagatttttttctgatgtggagttcagctccatagaatagactgtgtagagtatggctctcatactacatgaagggtggtaagattggtctgatctttcatttccaaaagactatagtctgatgtgtgtatgtggccttatttGCATTCCATTGACATCCATAGTACCAGGCATTATGTGTGGACATCCAGTGGTAACGCCAAGGGGGAGTTAAACTGCTACTTATAAGTTGATGAATGGGGGAATAATAGTATGAGTGTCCTGGCATGTATCTGAGAAGTACACTTGGTTTATAACAAAAATGGCATTTGTTGTACTTAACTGCATAACATAAAAAATGCTTTATTTACACAGGTAAAGTCCACGGTTCTCTAGCTCGTGCCGGAAAAGTACGAGGCCAGACACCAAAGGtttgtgtttttaatttacaAATTAAAGAACAGTATATTAAAAAGTGACAAAAAAGGCACTTGTGTAGTTTTGTATGTTTGCTGTATTAGCTCATGATCTCTGTAGCCTTGTGATAGGGTTTTACACTGTATGATTGATAGTGTTGTTTGATCTAGTCCAAGGGGTAGGCAACTTTAAAAGGGTGGTGATCTACTTTATCAGCATGGAGGGTAAAGGTGCGTACATACGCACTACGGAAGCCAATGACTGGTCTGTCAgactttcagccgacagtagtgcgtgtgtacgcactgtcggcggactgataaggctgtacaGGGCCCATCGTTGGCTTCCGTAGTGCGTGGACGCACCTTAATAAAGATCACTACCCAGCAGGGGTTGAGATGTGAAATAGCGTTGGTATGCTTTCAGTGCTATCATGGTGTCATATTGCCTCAATTAGTGGCCTAAAGTGTGTTGCCCTGTACCTGCCTACCAATGGATATTGGTCATACTCCTAAAGGTACGCACATGCGTCTGGtatttctgaacgacttgtcGTTTGAATGACAGTTTGTCATGTGTACGAATGATCGTTAGACTGATGGCAGCAGTTTTGATttatccgcttggcggatccgtgaactgtcgttcaaacgacaggtctgtacatgtgtacaaatgacttgtttgaaagtctattagtttgacACTAAAAGACATTCATACGAcgtcgtttgatcagtcatttaattctagtccattgttctatccagtccattatcaagttgaacgacatgtaaattagcatatcaaaTGACTTGTTGGTCAATGTGTACTTGACCTCTGAACGACTTGTTTGAactacaagtcgttcaaacaatGTCGTTTAGAAATATCAGatttgtgtacgcaccttaagagcaTCTTCTGGTTATCTGGTGATCTATCCCAGATATGGGTAAATAAATAATTAGCCAACTCCTGATCTAGTCTCTTTAGTTTTTTTTGGCACTTAGCAAAGTGATCAACAGAATATACAGAAATGTTTTTAAAAGCTGTGAATTACTAGATGTATTTAACTGATTAGCATTTTACTTTTCAACTAGTATACATCTGTTTTACGATTTCGTAAAGGACTAAATTAGAACCAGGAAACTAATagacctttttaaaggggacccgaggtggggatgtaaattaaaaaaaaaatgctacctgatctatggggctgggcggatcaggtagccgcaatctCCTCCGCTCCTGTGGCCTGCTAGGACTCCCCTAACAATGCTGGAAGAGCTGCTCTGTGCCTCCTGCACACAGAGCAGGGAGGCGGGGAGCGCCTGCAGGAATAGCTCTTGTCCCTTCCCCTCGAGACTAGCAACAATCACATGTCACCGATTTCGGGGGGTGATAGCGTGGGGGGCGACACAGTGGCATGTTATGCAGCAGGgtacatgcctctgtgccccatCTGACTTGTTTCTTCAGTGGGAAATTCAGAGCAATATTTTCATACTAAAGCCATAGAGGTcccagggacaggaagtgagggattGCCCTGCCAAAGTGTAACAAAAAGTCCCAAAGTATATCATCCCTTTTCACACTATGCAAAACTTACAAGAAACCTGACGTGAGCAATATGAagcctgccatcttcattctccaaTAAACAGTACTAGTTCCCTGACTTGTGTCCTGATGCTTTGCCTCTAAagactggtacacacatccaattctgattgCCCCTTCATTTACCAATTGTACCTATTAcacgtagtatgagagcttacctgcacaaccTGTTTAGTGTTGTTGGCCAgtgtactacatggaggtggtaaaattggccaattagaATTAGATGTGTACACACTCTAAAGGCAGgaacacacttttaattatgattgaccaattttaccagctcCATGTAGTACGAGGGACATCAGACACTATGAGCTGATTGTGGAGGTAAACCCGTACTACATgaaggtgataaaattggccaatcataattgaaagtgtgtaccaggcttaatactTGTAAGTCACTGCCCTAGAGTGagcttgcagatcagatgctttgactctaaTCTGATTCCATGGGCTGCATGCTTACTGCAGGTGTGCtactatacacat from Hyperolius riggenbachi isolate aHypRig1 chromosome 11, aHypRig1.pri, whole genome shotgun sequence includes:
- the FAU gene encoding ubiquitin-like FUBI-ribosomal protein eS30 fusion protein → MQLFIRAQNLHTVEVSGQETVSDIKARISSLEGISCEDQVVLLAGTPLSDEATLLQSGVCDLSTLDVAARLLGGKVHGSLARAGKVRGQTPKVAKQEKKKKKTGRAKRRMQYNRRFVNVVPTFGKKKGPNANS